In Choloepus didactylus isolate mChoDid1 chromosome 6, mChoDid1.pri, whole genome shotgun sequence, one DNA window encodes the following:
- the LOC119536855 gene encoding olfactory receptor 4A47-like, with protein sequence MESRNNVTYFVLLGLTQNPKEEKVLSVMFSLSYILTVGGNLLIVVTVTVSKSLGSPMHFFLAGLSFMDVMYASAISPHLISGLLFGQKTITFQACMIQLFMEHLFGGSEVFLLLVMAYDRCVAICKPLRYLIIMRHWVCVMLLIGSWIGGFLHSVIQLSSLYGLPFCGPNVIDHFFCDMYPLLKLVCSDTYVIDLLVALNGGLICSIVFLLLLISYGVILHSLKNLSQEGKRKALSTCGSHITVVVFFFVPCIFMYARPARNFPIDKSLSVFYTVITPMLNPLIYTLRNSEMTNTMKQLWRRKFI encoded by the coding sequence ATGGAATCAAGGAACAATGTGACTTACTTTGTCCTTCTGGGCCTCACACAgaatccaaaggaagagaaagtaCTTTCAGTTATGTTCTCATTGTCCTACATTTTGACTGTGGGGGGCAATTTGCTGATTGTTGTGACAGTAACTGTCAGTAAGTCCCTGGGCTCACCTATGCACTTCTTTCTTGCTGGCTTGTCATTTATGGATGTCATGTATGCCTCAGCCATTTCCCCTCATTTGATTTCAGGATTGCTCTTTGGACAAAAGACCATAACCTTCCAAGCTTGTATGATCCAGCTCTTTATGGAGCACTTGTTTGGAGGATCAGAGGTCTTTCTTCTGTTGGTGATGGCATATGACCGCTGTGTAGCCATCTGTAAGCCCTTGCGTTATCTGATTATCATGAGGCACTGGGTGTGTGTCATGCTGCTAATAGGGTCCTGGATTGGGGGTTTTCTGCACTCAGTAATTCAACTTAGCTCTCTTTATGGGCTCCCATTCTGTGGTCCCAATGTAATTGatcactttttctgtgacatgtatccattattgaaactCGTTTGTTCTGACACCTATGTCATTGACCTCCTAGTAGCACTCAACGGAGGGCTGATCTGCAGTATTGTATTTCTGCTCTTACTCATCTCTTATGGTGTCATTTTGCACTCCCTAAAGAACCTTAGtcaggaagggaaaaggaaagcccTCTCCACCTGTGGTTCACATATCACTGTGGTTGTCTTCTTCTTTGTTCCCTGTATTTTTATGTATGCAAGACCTGCTAGAAACTTCCCTATTGACAAATCATTGAGTGTGTTTTATACAGTCATAACCCCCATGCTAAACCCTTTAATCTATACTCTGAGAAATTCAGAGATGACAAATACTATGAAGCAGCTCTGGAGAAGAAAATTCATATAG